The following proteins are encoded in a genomic region of Glycine soja cultivar W05 chromosome 17, ASM419377v2, whole genome shotgun sequence:
- the LOC114394056 gene encoding mitogen-activated protein kinase kinase kinase 5-like isoform X1: MRWLPTLSFSPSSNPSSSSSSSSSLSLSSSSAAPDHRRKAWIFGNSAKKRTCHVGDHDEDALVSSPGTPQPLPLPELAVSAAVLRQRDGECRLPSPKDAAPSTTTTGFRMRSVFASQETRRNMEQAETRSSRMVQQDASGCRESARDNSNNNLVNVPHRRSISGSPSMSPQKTRNGDFVPYYYACPKGNQFWSTPEMPTCDAGLLPPAFFDLSALSTETSLSPNSHQSPQRKSPQKHTRTFSGPPSPIHPMLSLEIPTVRHENNAPPVAVHPLPLPPRAGLTSPPAAATFSHAMVKSESLPMKSQWKKGKLIGRGTFGSVYVATNRETGALCAMKEVELFPDDPKSAECIKQLEQEIKVLSNLKHSNIVQYYGSEIVEDRFYIYLEYVHPGSINKYVRDHCGAITESVIRNFTRHILSGLAYLHSKKTIHRDIKGANLLVDSAGVVKLADFGMAKHLTGFEANLSLRGSPYWMAPELLQAVIQKDNSPDLAFAIDIWSLGCTIIEMFTGKPPWSEYEGAAALFKVMKETPPIPETLSSEGKDFLRCCFKRNPAERPTAAVLLEHRFLKNSQQPDAISPTQLYNGTSFMDKPHTPSGQSENRYGQFSTPCAKIAKGKAAERRGFLISSLDILPAYFDQ, from the exons ATGAGGTGGTTGCCCACGCTTTCGTTCTCGCCTTCTTCGAAtccttcttcttcgtcttcgtCTTCGTCGTCGTTatctttgtcttcttcttctgccGCCCCCGACCACCGCCGGAAGGCATGGATCTTCGGAAATTCGGCGAAGAAGCGCACCTGCCACGTCGGCGATCACGACGAAGATGCACTGGTTTCTTCCCCCGGCACGCCTCAGCCGTTGCCCCTGCCGGAGCTCGCTGTCTCCGCCGCCGTGCTCCGTCAGCGAGACGGCGAGTGCCGTCTTCCTTCGCCCAAGGATGCTGCaccctccaccaccaccaccggcTTTCGGATGCGGAG TGTTTTTGCTAGCCAAGAGACAAGAAGGAATATGGAGCAGGCAGAAACTAGGTCATCGAGAATGGTGCAGCAAGATGCAAGTGGTTGCCGTGAGAGTGCTCGagataatagtaataataacttGGTGAATGTCCCTCATAGGAGGAGTATTTCGGGTAGTCCTTCAATGAGTCCTCAGAAAACAAGGAATGGTGATTTTGTGCCATATTATTATGCGTGTCCAAAAGGAAATCAGTTCTGGTCCACACCAGAAATGCCTACCTGTGATGCAGGGTTGCTACCTCCTGCCTTCTTTGATTTATCCGCGTTAAGCACAGAAACTTCTCTTTCTCCCAATTCCCATCAAAGTCCACAAAGAAAAAGTCCCCAGAAACACACCAGAACTTTTAGTGGACCTCCATCCCCCATACATCCCATGTTATCACTCGAGATCCCAACAGTGCGCCACGAAAATAATGCTCCTCCTGTCGCTGTTCACCCCTTGCCCCTGCCTCCCAGGGCTGGCTTGACCTCGCCGCCTGCTGCCGCTACCTTTTCCCACGCCATGGTTAAGTCAGAATCGCTGCCAATGAAAAGCCAATGGAAGAAAGGGAAACTTATTGGGCGTGGGACGTTTGGAAGCGTTTATGTCGCAACCAATAG GGAAACCGGAGCATTATGTGCAATGAAGGAAGTAGAATTATTTCCTGATGATCCAAAATCTGCTGAGTGTATAAAGCAGTTAGAGCAG GAAATTAAAGTTCTTAGCAATCTAAAACATTCAAACATCGTACAGTATTATGGCAGTGAAATA GTTGAGGACCGGTTTTATATTTATCTGGAATATGTTCATCCTGGttcaattaataaatatgtCCGTGATCATTGTGGTGCCATAACAGAATCTGTCATTCGGAATTTCACTCGCCATATTCTCTCAGGGTTGGCTTATTTACATAGCAAAAAAACAATTCATAG GGACATCAAAGGGGCTAACTTGCTTGTTGACTCTGCTGGAGTTGTTAAGCTAGCTGATTTTGGGATGGCTAAGCAT CTAACTGGGTTTGAAGCTAATCTTTCTTTGAGGGGAAGTCCATACTGGATGGCTCCAGAG CTTTTGCAGGCTGTGATACAAAAGGATAACAGCCCTGATCTTGCTTTTGCTATTGATATTTGGAGTTTGGGTTGTACCATCATTGAAATGTTCACTGGGAAGCCTCCTTGGAGTGAATATGAAGGA GCTGCAGCTCTGTTTAAGGTTATGAAGGAGACCCCTCCTATACCTGAAACACTTTCATCTGAGGGTAAAGATTTCTTGAGGTGCTGCTTTAAAAGAAATCCAGCAGAGCGGCCAACAGCTGCAGTTTTACTagaacatcgatttttgaaaaactcGCAACAGCCAGATGCTATATCTCCCACCCAGCTTTATAATGGAACAAGCTTCATG GACAAACCACATACTCCCAGTGGGCAATCTGAAAATAGATATGGTCAGTTTTCAACTCCCTGTGCAAAGATTGCAAAGGGTAAAGCAGCCGAAAGGCGAGGATTTCTCATTTCTTCGTTAGATATTCTCCCTGCATACTTTGACCAATAA
- the LOC114392406 gene encoding uncharacterized protein LOC114392406, whose amino-acid sequence RSKSKSPNRPRPEPKTPNLNSADAPFFCSTRFPLQIRAGSGSSHLPESGTVLPIKIHRDEESGKILNLVFVWAEDGMKLKVDVPVVFKGEDACPGVQKGGILNKIRPSLRFLCPSEHIPSNIAVDVSNLDIEDRIFMRDIEVHPSLKLLSKNENMPVCKIVPTSLGNKEPIEA is encoded by the exons CGTAGTAAATCAAAAAGCCCAAACAGGCCCAGACCGGAACCTAAAACCCCTAACCTCAACTCCGCTGACGCGCCTTTCTTCTGCTCCACGCGCTTCCCGCTCCAGATCCGCGCCGGTTCCGGATCCTCGCATTTGCCCGAATCCGGAACCGTGTTACCTATCaag ATTCATAGGGACGAAGAGAGTGGGAAGATTCTGAATTTGGTGTTTGTTTGGGCTGAGGATGGAATGAAATTGAAGGTGGATGTGCCTGTTGTTTTCAAAGGGGAAGATGCCTGTCCTGGTGTTCAGAAAG GAGGAATTTTGAATAAGATCAGACCTAGTCTAAGATTTCTTTGTCCATCTGAGCACATTCCTTCAAATATTGCTGTGGATGTGAGCAATCTAGATATTGAAGATAGAATATTCATGCGCGATATCGAGGTTCATCCATCTTTGAAGCTTCTCAGTAAGAATGAAAACATGCCCGTATGTAAAATAGTTCCAACAAGTTTGGGAAACAAAGAACCTATTGAGGCGTGA
- the LOC114394056 gene encoding mitogen-activated protein kinase kinase kinase 5-like isoform X2 — MRWLPTLSFSPSSNPSSSSSSSSSLSLSSSSAAPDHRRKAWIFGNSAKKRTCHVGDHDEDALVSSPGTPQPLPLPELAVSAAVLRQRDGECRLPSPKDAAPSTTTTGFRMRSVFASQETRRNMEQAETRSSRMVQQDASGCRESARDNSNNNLVNVPHRRSISGSPSMSPQKTRNGDFVPYYYACPKGNQFWSTPEMPTCDAGLLPPAFFDLSALSTETSLSPNSHQSPQRKSPQKHTRTFSGPPSPIHPMLSLEIPTVRHENNAPPVAVHPLPLPPRAGLTSPPAAATFSHAMVKSESLPMKSQWKKGKLIGRGTFGSVYVATNRETGALCAMKEVELFPDDPKSAECIKQLEQEIKVLSNLKHSNIVQYYGSEIVEDRFYIYLEYVHPGSINKYVRDHCGAITESVIRNFTRHILSGDIKGANLLVDSAGVVKLADFGMAKHLTGFEANLSLRGSPYWMAPELLQAVIQKDNSPDLAFAIDIWSLGCTIIEMFTGKPPWSEYEGAAALFKVMKETPPIPETLSSEGKDFLRCCFKRNPAERPTAAVLLEHRFLKNSQQPDAISPTQLYNGTSFMDKPHTPSGQSENRYGQFSTPCAKIAKGKAAERRGFLISSLDILPAYFDQ, encoded by the exons ATGAGGTGGTTGCCCACGCTTTCGTTCTCGCCTTCTTCGAAtccttcttcttcgtcttcgtCTTCGTCGTCGTTatctttgtcttcttcttctgccGCCCCCGACCACCGCCGGAAGGCATGGATCTTCGGAAATTCGGCGAAGAAGCGCACCTGCCACGTCGGCGATCACGACGAAGATGCACTGGTTTCTTCCCCCGGCACGCCTCAGCCGTTGCCCCTGCCGGAGCTCGCTGTCTCCGCCGCCGTGCTCCGTCAGCGAGACGGCGAGTGCCGTCTTCCTTCGCCCAAGGATGCTGCaccctccaccaccaccaccggcTTTCGGATGCGGAG TGTTTTTGCTAGCCAAGAGACAAGAAGGAATATGGAGCAGGCAGAAACTAGGTCATCGAGAATGGTGCAGCAAGATGCAAGTGGTTGCCGTGAGAGTGCTCGagataatagtaataataacttGGTGAATGTCCCTCATAGGAGGAGTATTTCGGGTAGTCCTTCAATGAGTCCTCAGAAAACAAGGAATGGTGATTTTGTGCCATATTATTATGCGTGTCCAAAAGGAAATCAGTTCTGGTCCACACCAGAAATGCCTACCTGTGATGCAGGGTTGCTACCTCCTGCCTTCTTTGATTTATCCGCGTTAAGCACAGAAACTTCTCTTTCTCCCAATTCCCATCAAAGTCCACAAAGAAAAAGTCCCCAGAAACACACCAGAACTTTTAGTGGACCTCCATCCCCCATACATCCCATGTTATCACTCGAGATCCCAACAGTGCGCCACGAAAATAATGCTCCTCCTGTCGCTGTTCACCCCTTGCCCCTGCCTCCCAGGGCTGGCTTGACCTCGCCGCCTGCTGCCGCTACCTTTTCCCACGCCATGGTTAAGTCAGAATCGCTGCCAATGAAAAGCCAATGGAAGAAAGGGAAACTTATTGGGCGTGGGACGTTTGGAAGCGTTTATGTCGCAACCAATAG GGAAACCGGAGCATTATGTGCAATGAAGGAAGTAGAATTATTTCCTGATGATCCAAAATCTGCTGAGTGTATAAAGCAGTTAGAGCAG GAAATTAAAGTTCTTAGCAATCTAAAACATTCAAACATCGTACAGTATTATGGCAGTGAAATA GTTGAGGACCGGTTTTATATTTATCTGGAATATGTTCATCCTGGttcaattaataaatatgtCCGTGATCATTGTGGTGCCATAACAGAATCTGTCATTCGGAATTTCACTCGCCATATTCTCTCAGG GGACATCAAAGGGGCTAACTTGCTTGTTGACTCTGCTGGAGTTGTTAAGCTAGCTGATTTTGGGATGGCTAAGCAT CTAACTGGGTTTGAAGCTAATCTTTCTTTGAGGGGAAGTCCATACTGGATGGCTCCAGAG CTTTTGCAGGCTGTGATACAAAAGGATAACAGCCCTGATCTTGCTTTTGCTATTGATATTTGGAGTTTGGGTTGTACCATCATTGAAATGTTCACTGGGAAGCCTCCTTGGAGTGAATATGAAGGA GCTGCAGCTCTGTTTAAGGTTATGAAGGAGACCCCTCCTATACCTGAAACACTTTCATCTGAGGGTAAAGATTTCTTGAGGTGCTGCTTTAAAAGAAATCCAGCAGAGCGGCCAACAGCTGCAGTTTTACTagaacatcgatttttgaaaaactcGCAACAGCCAGATGCTATATCTCCCACCCAGCTTTATAATGGAACAAGCTTCATG GACAAACCACATACTCCCAGTGGGCAATCTGAAAATAGATATGGTCAGTTTTCAACTCCCTGTGCAAAGATTGCAAAGGGTAAAGCAGCCGAAAGGCGAGGATTTCTCATTTCTTCGTTAGATATTCTCCCTGCATACTTTGACCAATAA
- the LOC114393245 gene encoding peroxidase 10-like: MECTSNNKHSFVLLILLVLLSPLVLCQLRYDYYFATCPTLTFIVRNSLVLAMADEQRIAASILRLHFHDCFANGCDASVLLDDTSSFKGEKSALPNLNSLKGFELIDTIKSQIEWICPSTVSCADILALAAREAVNLSIGTYYWRPALLGRRDGTTASESEASWLPSPSDTLQNITNKFLSKGLDIKDLVVLSGAHTIGYARCFTLKQRFFNYKDTGKPDPSLDASLLQHLQKLCPDNSSDTNLAPLDPVTTYTFDNMYYKNLVKNLGLLPTDEALMSDSTTASLVNKYSQWPSGMVYFYKDFDVSLEKMGLIGVLTGPQGDIRKNCRVIN; encoded by the exons ATGGAGTGCACTTCCAATAATAAGCATTCTTTTGTTCTCTTGATTTTGCTCGTACTCCTTAGTCCTCTAGTACTTTGCCAACTTAGATATGACTACTATTTTGCAACATGTCCAACCCTCACTTTCATTGTTCGAAACTCACTTGTGCTAGCTATGGCAGATGAACAAAGGATTGCAGCTTCTATCTTACGCCTTCATTTCCATGATTGTTTTGCCAAT GGATGTGATGCATCTGTGCTACTAGATGATACCAGCAGTTTTAAAGGGGAGAAAAGTGCATTGCCTAATCTAAATTCACTCAAAGGATTTGAGCTTATTGACACAATCAAGTCTCAAATAGAGTGGATATGCCCATCCACCGTGTCATGTGCTGATATACTAGCTCTAGCAGCAAGAGAAGCTGTTAATCTT AGTATAGGAACATATTACTGGCGACCAGCACTTCTTGGTCGTAGAGACGGCACAACAGCTAGTGAGAGCGAGGCTAGTTGGTTACCTTCACCCTCTGACACCTTACAAAACATTACCAACAAGTTCCTTTCAAAGGGTCTTGATATTAAGGATTTAGTAGTGCTCTCAG GAGCCCACACAATAGGCTATGCTCGGTGCTTTACATTGAAGCAAAGGTTTTTCAACTATAAGGACACTGGCAAACCGGATCCATCACTGGATGCTTCACTCTTACAACATTTACAGAAACTATGTCCAGATAACAGTTCTGACACCAATTTGGCTCCCTTGGATCCTGTCACCACATACACATTTGATAACATGTATTACAAAAACCTTGTTAAGAACTTAGGGTTACTACCAACTGATGAGGCTCTTATGAGTGATAGCACAACTGCTTCGTTGGTGAACAAGTATAGCCAGTGGCCAAGTGGTATGGTTTACTTTTACAAGGACTTTGATGTGTCTCTAGAGAAAATGGGCCTTATAGGTGTACTTACAGGACCACAAGGGGACATAAGGAAAAACTGCAGGGTGATCAACTAG